In Carassius carassius chromosome 19, fCarCar2.1, whole genome shotgun sequence, a single genomic region encodes these proteins:
- the LOC132094716 gene encoding atypical chemokine receptor 3-like — MTELQSSPPNEEKSLSASELTEFFSMWQELNFTDDNNSQVEAQMCPTSFNRSALLHAMCTLYSFIFVVGLAANALVVWVNLRSERHYHDTHLYILNLAVADLCAVATLPVWVSSLAQEGHWPFGQAACKLTHLFFSINLFASIFFLACMSVDRYLSVVRSREISQRRGRQIRRLVCVVTWLLALFASIPDAYFLQSVKSQHSPMTLCHPVYPQDNPLQWMVGIQLSFVVLGFVIPFPVIAVSYALLANALASSSSHSPSNGDQDRSVSRKVILTYIVVFIACWAPYHAVLLADALAMLGVFPMVCSSENGLFMALNLTQCLSLLHCCVNPVVYSFAHRHYRYDLMKAFIFKYSKRTGLARLMEGSQGTEMEYAMVENTPTAVS; from the exons ATGACAGAG TTGCAGTCTTCACCACCAAATGAGGAGAAGAGTCTAAGTGCCAGTGAACTGACTGAATTCTTCAGCATGTGGCAAGAATTAAACTTCACAGATGACAACAACTCGCAGGTGGAAGCGCAAATGTGCCCCACATCCTTTAACCGTTCTGCTCTCCTCCATGCTATGTGCACCCTCTACTCCTTCATTTTTGTTGTGGGCCTGGCCGCCAATGCGCTAGTAGTGTGGGTCAACTTGCGCTCAGAGCGTCATTACCATGACACACACTTGTATATATTAAACCTAGCAGTGGCTGACCTGTGTGCGGTCGCTACTCTCCCGGTGTGGGTGAGCTCGCTGGCACAGGAAGGTCACTGGCCATTTGGCCAGGCAGCTTGTAAGCTCACACATCTATTCTTCAGCATCAATCTTTTCGCCAGCATCTTCTTCCTGGCCTGCATGAGTGTGGACCGGTATCTTTCAGTGGTCCGCTCAAGGGAGATTTCTCAAAGAAGGGGACGACAAATACGACGTTTAGTGTGTGTGGTAACATGGCTGCTTGCTTTATTTGCCTCCATTCCTGACGCATACTTCCTGCAGTCGGTAAAGTCACAACACAGTCCTATGACTTTGTGTCATCCTGTATATCCACAAGACAACCCTTTGCAGTGGATGGTGGGCATTCAGCTGAGTTTTGTTGTTCTTGGTTTTGTCATACCCTTCCCTGTTATAGCAGTGTCATATGCGCTGTTGGCAAACGCTCTGGCCTCCTCTTCCTCTCATTCCCCTTCAAATGGCGACCAGGATCGCAGCGTGAGCAGGAAGGTCATCCTCACGTACATAGTGGTTTTCATAGCTTGCTGGGCACCATATCATGCTGTGCTGTTAGCCGATGCGCTAGCGATGCTAGGTGTGTTCCCGATGGTCTGCAGTTCAGAGAACGGCCTTTTTATGGCACTGAACCTTACGCAGTGCCTGTCGCTGCTGCACTGCTGTGTGAACCCTGTGGTCTACAGCTTTGCTCACCGGCACTACCGCTATGACCTAATGAAAGCTTTCATCTTTAAATACTCCAAGCGTACGGGGTTAGCGCGACTCATGGAGGGCTCTCAGGGCACCGAGATGGAGTATGCAATGGTGGAAAACACCCCTACAGCTGTGAGCTAG
- the LOC132095186 gene encoding ribulose-phosphate 3-epimerase-like encodes MAYSAKIGPSILSSDLSQLGRECERMMECGADYLHLDVMDGHFVPNITFGHPMVECLRHSIGPDPFFDMHMMVSRPEQWVKPMAAAGASQYTFHLEATTNPGNLIKEIRESGMKVGLAIKPATTVEELAPWAGQIDMALVMTVEPGFGGQKFMEDMMPKVSWLRSQFPSLDIEVDGGVGPDSIHRCAEAGANMIVSGSAVVSSDDPRSVIALLKNVVIDAIQKRSLDR; translated from the exons ATGGCGTACTCGGCGAAGATAGGACCGTCTATTTTGAGCAGCGATCTGTCGCAGCTCGGGAGGGAATGTGAGCGAATGATGGAGTGCGGTGCTGATTATCTGCACCTTGACGTTATGGATGG GCATTTTGTCCCGAACATCACATTTGGACATCCTATGGTGGAATGTTTACGACATAGTATCGGGCCTGATCCATTTTTTG ACATGCATATGATGGTATCCAGGCCAGAGCAATGGGTGAAGCCCATGGCAGCAGCAGGAGCCAGTCAGTACACTTTCCATCTAGAAGCCACGACCAACCCTGGCAACCTCATCAAGGAAATCAGGGAGAGTGGCATGAAG GTTGGTCTTGCCATTAAACCTGCAACAACTGTTGAGGAATTGGCACCATGGGCTGGACAGATTGATATGGCTCTTGTCATGACCGTAGAGCCTGGCTTTGGTGGTCAGAAGTTTATGGAAGATATGATGCCAAAG GTGAGCTGGCTCAGGAGTCAGTTCCCTTCTCTGGACATTGAGGTGGATGGAGGAGTCGGTCCAGACAGCATCCACAGATGTGCTGAG GCTGGAGCCAACATGATCGTATCGGGCAGTGCTGTGGTGAGCAGTGATGACCCTCGTTCTGTAATCGCCCTCCTCAAAAACGTTGTTATTGACGCGATCCAGAAACGTTCTTTGGACCGCTGA
- the LOC132094717 gene encoding melanophilin-like: protein MRFKMMPSNSYGKSLDLSRLTDDEAKHVWQVIQRDFHLRKKEENRLGELKTKIRKEDTKRELLEYQPKLSDSLCIRCLQPFKFLVNSKRQCLDCKLFVCKSCSHFNKKDHGSVCDPCHMARILKIGTLEWFHENVRSRFKRFGSAKVMNSLFKRLNSDRASSQTDLRDPRDDDTHSMPEVHTASLYSQEDEQSERVDRRHFGLMRKGRRLLPVDPLDFNLGIENSAYSRPPVLLHSGSQEKVTQSKDSVTEDDWSTTFKQILENGTHGRVDEMKGMLQIGQRSLDRPSRFDDCTPHLEPRMTTSRSLSKMSISSAGSSNYHFHREPSYSLEDSEDDGDSEMHIIYTPAPHREHSPDDVPPQIIELNMRMSAIETLLSRLEQKLILPVIGGSAEQVFEVNLHNQQVELKEEDLSPADLEELELRKKLDELTEKISDKGSSDEEDAMKPSDASPKKVAVYHAPAMRGASAGPGNVTHEWPFEVEWKGKPGVPKSLKKQKRVRSFEFSSTTSCELSQLEGKVAMAVASVQSTQSGVTDIQKRIAALSAAGMTVETSRRRTPQPSRTLHEFSIRGSNEARSLRKLVM from the exons GGAACTCAAGACCAAAATAAGGAAAGAGGACACCAAAAGAGAACTGCTGGAATATCAGCCTAAACTCAGTGATTCTCTCTGCATTCGCTGTCTGCAGCCCTTCAAATTCCTTGTCAACAGCAAGCGCCAATGTTTAGATTGCAAGCTATTTGTCTGCAAGTCCTGCAGCCATTTTAACAAGAAGGACCACGGTTCGGTTTGTGATCCATGCCACATGGCCAG AATCCTTAAGATTGGCACTCTAGAATGGTTCCATGAGAATGTTCGCTCACGCTTCAAGCGTTTTGGGAGTGCAAAGGTCATGAATTCACTTTTCAAGAGGCTGAACAGTGACCGTGCCAGCTCTCAAACTGACCTCAGAG ATCCTCGAGATGATGACACGCACAGCATGCCTGAAGTTCACA CTGCTTCTCTGTATAGCCAGGAAGATGAGCAGTCTGAGCGGGTCGACAGACGCCACTTCGGCCTG ATGAGAAAAGGCAGACGGCTACTCCCTGTTGATCCTCTTGATTTTAATCTAGGCATTGAGAACTCTGCTTATTCTCGACCTCCCGTACTTCTG cattcagGTAGCCAAGAGAAAGTAACCCAGAGTAAGGACTCAGTAACTGAAGACGACTGGTCCACAACCTTTAAGCAGATCCTGGAGAATGGAACTCATGGTAGAGTTGATGAGATGAAGGGCATGTTGCAAATCGGCCAGAGAAGTCTGGACAGACCCTCCCGTTTTG ATGACTGCACACCACATCTAGAACCAAGGATGACAACATCTCGTTCCCTCTCCAAGATGAGCATCTCTTCAGCTGGCAGCTCTAACTATCACTTCCACCGTGAGCCTTCTTACAGCCTGGAAGACTCGGAGGATGACGGTGATTCTGAGATGCACATCATATATACTCCTGCCCCACATAGGGAGCACTCACCAGATGACGTTCCTCCACAG ATTATCGAGCTCAACATGCGTATGTCAGCAATCGAGACTCTTCTGAGCCGTTTGGAGCAGAAACTCATATTGCCAGTAATTGGGGGATCGGCAGAACAAGTGTTTGAAGTAAATCTGCACAACCAACAG GTGGAGCTGAAAGAGGAGGATCTGTCTCCAGCTGATTTAGAGGAGCTCGAGCTCAGGAAAAAGCTTGATGAACTTACTGAAAAAATAAGTGACAAAGGCTCGTCTGATGAGGAAGATGCAATGAAACCTTCAGATGCCTCTCCAAAGAAAGTTGCAGTTTATCATGCTCCAGCTATGAGAGGAGCTTCAGCTGGACCTGGGAATGTCACACACGAATGGCCTTTTGAGGTTGAGTGG AAAGGAAAGCCAGGCGTACCTAAATCCTTAAAAAAGCAGAAGAGGGTAAGGTCCTTTGAGTTTAGCAGCACAACCAGCTGTGAGCTGTCACAGCTGGAGGGTAAAGTTGCAATGGCAGTGGCCAGCGTCCAGAGCACTCAAAGTGGG GTTACAGACATCCAGAAAAGAATCGCTGCTTTGAGTGCTGCAGGGATGACGGTGGAGACGTCCCGCAGACGG ACTCCTCAGCCATCAAGGACATTGCATGAATTTTCAATTA GAGGCAGCAATGAAGCAAGGTCTCTGCGAAAGCTGGTCATGTGA